GgctgttttctctcccttttatCAGAGCTGTTTGGCTGGGGTTCAGGGGTGTTAGAATGAACTGCAGAGGCTTTGGCTTGTAGATTTGAGTGACAAGGTGTGATAGGACATGAGACAAAGCCTAAGAGAAGCAAATATCTATGTGTTGAGAGAGGCAGCTTCACATTTCACTGCAAAAGCTAAAgcttaattctgtttttctttagatCACCGAAGACTGCTGGCTGAGCTTTGATAAAGAGATATAGGAAGGCAACATTACAGTAGGGCTGGTCAAAACTAGCATCTGTTTGTAATAAGCTCTTTAACCTCATTAATTTGTATATGCCTTGCTGCCAGTGTGACCAGTGCTGCcacagataaaaagaaaaggaaaatcaccATGTTTTCATATAGCAGTGGTTATTTATGGCAGGTGCAGGAAGTTTCCAGTGGGTTGCAATGGATTTTCAGTGATAAAAGAGAACTATTTAGCAGCCAGCAATTCCAGACTATTAACAGCCTGCTTTACTAGATTAAATATTAGTTATCTGCCACTCACAGTGAAGTCCTTGACAGCATGTGACACAGTGTACTCTCAGCCCCAAAGAGGAGTTGGGCTGTGACGTGTGTGGGAtggattttcctctctctgcttaCGCTGGTGTTGAGCATTGCTGCCGGCTCAGCGCAAGCGACAGAGGATTACAGCATGCAATCTGTGACATGCAGTGGGACATGTGGTAGGGGCAGGAGACAAGGAGGCTTGAGGAAGAGTTGATTGTATGAGATGGAGTACAGAGCCCCACTGTCAagagctgtgcagctccagaggtgctgcagccacagcaagCTCAGGTGTCTGTGCCTGCCATGCTGTCACACAGTTGGGAAGGAGGAGGACACACCTATCAGCTCACTGGTTGGATTTTGGTGGTAGGTGAAAGCCAACCAACAGTCATCATAAGCCAAATGGCTTCAGTCACTGAAGACAAGAATTTATTATGCCTTCTATGAATCCTTTCCAAATGATATGAGGGCTCCGGTTTGCTTCTGTCCTCTGGCCTCAAGTGGGCTACTTGTACGAAGAATgccatgctggagcaggagctggtaTTCGTGTGTTAGTGGCACACATGTCCACCTCACCTCACTAGGATAACTTGACTTTGCCGCCTTGTGAGCCCATGTTGTTTGAGACAAAGAGGCTCATGTAGCCGTATGAAAGGGAGGATAACCTCAACTTCCTTCTCTTGGTCTAAGTTGTTGTAATCTTCCTCTGATAAAAAGTAGCTTTAGAACTTGCTTTTTCCAGTGGGATTGTTACTACAGCTTTCCTGCCTGCAGTGGTGGTCTAGGATGTGATCAGTCATCCCGAGTCTTCTACACTCTTTAAAGTGTCAATTTTCAGATGTATTCCATCAActgtggtgttttttcttttcttctgcgCAGTGTTTGAAAATAAGGATAAGATTGTGATCATCATGGAGTATGCAAGTAAAGGAGAGTTGTACGATTACATCAGTGAGAGGCGGCGATTAAGCGAAAGAGAGACAAGACACTTCTTTCGACAAATAGTCTCTGCTGTGCATTACTGCCACAAGGTGAGCAAAGGATTTCATCGTAAAAAATGCTGTTTCGAGGCTGATTACTGGCATATATTTCAAGCATGTCTGAGGCAACAGTAGTCATTATTAAGTATCAGAGCATATGATTTTATCAGTACAACAGGACATCTTCTTTAAAAGTGCTATGCTGAACTAGtgcctttttttaaagactaaTGATGTTTTCCTGTGTTATGGCAGATACCAGACCCACTCTTACTTTAGACCTACCTTGcattttgcctttaaaataattctgacaTGAAAAACTCAAAAATTACAACGTCAGCTAGAGAAGGCATATAACCTCTACAGCATAATGCATTCAAACAAATGTTAGCTTGCAATTTGAATGTGCTAGTAAACAACTTTAGAATAGGAGATATAATATATGACAAAGAAAGCCAAGAGAAAGCTATGAGATACCTGTGTGAGCTTTAGTACATACTCGTTCTGGATAGGTAAAAGTAACATTACCAGATATAGTGGGAAAGATACCGTTTACTAATGACCTTATCAATCATGGTACCCACTTGGAATgacaaatcaaaacaattaaACCCAGGATAGCTCACTGGCTGTCATTGTGGACGTTTTATCCCTGTTTACGAAATAGCTGCATAGAGCCAAAACTTGCATGAAGCTTAAGGCAATGAGCAGCTaacacaattttaattttaatttttaaaacacacttgAATTCTGATAAAAAGGGGGTTTCTCAAAGTCCTCACTGCATAGTGCTGAAAAGCTGCAGTGCCATTCCTGATGCAGTtcattttcccaaatttctgtaAAGAAGGCTCTGACCTAGATGCAGTCTGTTTGCTTCCATCCCTAACATTTGCAATCCTTTGGGATTATAACTTCTGTGATCCACGTGGCCGCTCATTGGAGGAATGAGGGCTTTTGTAGGGGCTAAGGTCATTGACAGATACTGGTTTCTGGTGCCTGGGAAGAATATCCTGCTTTCACGCAGTGGGGGCAGGATCCAGGATGAAATTAAGTTCCGAAAAGACACCCCCCATCCCTCCACCCCCcatcccccctccccccatCCCCCCTGCTGTTTTAGACTTTGTGGGAGGACAGATTCCAGTCATTCTTCCCTTAACCACACACCAAGTGACTAATACAGCGCCTTCCACTAGTCACTGGGCCATGAGTGTTATGACACTGAAATCAGCCCTGAAATGTAGATGCAAAGACCACCCTGCCAGCTCACCTTTAATTTTCCCAATATTTTCTCATgctcttctctgtttttttcttccttgtttcaGAATGGGGTTGTCCACAGGGACCTAAAATTGGAAAACATTCTTCTTGATGACAATTTTAATATTAAGGTAGGATTCTTTTTCTCAGATTCTCAGAATGGATTTGCATGTTTTATAACGTTTTTACCCAAGGTATTAGAAGAGCCATTGTTATGGTAACAGCTTCTAAGCAACAGCATCTGGCAAGAGGCTCAGAGGTTTGGAGGTTGGGGGAAGACACCACTGATTCCCAGTAATACACGCTAAATGAAGCGTTGCATACTTTGGAGGAGAAAGCCCTTTCCTGCCACGCAAAGTCCACGATTCCCAATGCAGTATCTCGCACTGGTAAAAAATGGCAGAATATTTCGTGCAATCGGGCTTTTTGTACAAATGATATTATTGCTGGCTGCTTCTGGGCCTAGGAAAAAACTGTTCTGGTCTACAGGGTTCAAGTGCCTCCTACAGAAGAGTCTAAATGTTCTTTTGATCATGGCTGGAAAATAAGCAATAGAGTTTCAAAATAAACCTAGTAAAGAACATGTGCTTCATTAGGAAATGGCCTTGGAACTTCAGACACAAACGTATACTTTGGATAGTGATGTCAGTGATGTCATTTCCATGCCATTTCTCCCCAGTGAAAGCATGGGAATGaccttttttcctgtctttttcttctattgTTTATAGCTGTAGCACAAAGTTAAATAATGCAGAGATTTAATTTCCACAGTAATTTcctctatatatatatatatatatactatcTATATTCCTCTATAAAATAAGTGTAATTTCCAGGTGGCTGAACCTGTTTCACTTTCAACTTTGTTCCTCCTTGGGTAGCTGAATGTAAGGGTGGCTGGATGTGCTCATCCATGGGCAAACAAACAGAGGGACGAACACCAAAGAGTTTCTGCTGACGCTTGAGCATccttatttaattaaaaaagtaatCAAGGAGCTACTTGCGTAGCCCAGTACCTAAATTGCCTGGGTCTTCCTTTTGTCTCCCCTGAAAGCCCTGGGCCTGGATGCACAGCCTTCTGTGCTTCACACTGGAGAGATTGTTTTCATCTCGAGCCGATATGCAATGGAAACGGAAAGTAACGTGGTAGCTGCCATCTGTGTAATGCCGATGACAGAAGCTGACTTGGATCAACTAGTGGATTAAAGGCACATAAATATGTGGTTTCCAAAAATAGTCTTTTACAGAAGGCGTATGCAATGCAATATTTGAATGTTTTGCTGTTAGCATCCAGCACTGGAGCAGACCTTCCCTCTCCTGTTCCTACAGGGACgctgtctgcagcagccagagctgttctcagcagggctgaaaaCAAAACGTAGCCTTTCTAGGACATTGTATACGAATCAGGCTTCCGCAGGCAGGATGACCTTTCTTTCCACATTACACGCCAAACTATCTTCCCAGCTAATCAGAGAATTCTtgagagaaaagaggaatttgTGGAATTTGCTAGCTGTGGAGGGCTGGATCTCTGCACTGTGGTCCTCATATGCAAAACCAATCACTTCCTCAAGCCCCTGGGGAGCTGAGCTTTGTCAGACTGCTCCACTCCTGCCTCTTTCTCCTTTATGGGAGCCCTTCTTCTGCAGGTAGAGCGGAAGGATAGGAGGGCAAGGGCAGGTAGCTTTGTTTGGTCCACACTTGGAGCTGACCCAGGGGCTTCAGAACCACAGaagcatttcagcatttcataGCGATTGCCACTGCTGTGGAAGAAATGTAGGTAGCTCTACCTCCTCACATACCTTCCAGTCATTTGGATGTCTTTTTCTTGAGAGTTTCCCTTTCCTGACTTGCATTGTGTTTAAACTGCTGTAggtatttttcatatttccagcctttcctcagctTCATCTCTTCAATGTTAAGGCCTCTGAGCAGGCAAGGCTGCCTTGGCATGGGCAAGTGGCTTCTTTGCTGTCCCCTAGTCACTACTTCTGCAAAGGGCCTCataaagctgaaaaacagattGAACTCGGGAAGATGGTGATATTTCATACTTCTCACAGTCAATAGTGTTTGAATTTGGATTGCTTCAAGAGGTGTCTTTTGGtatgggttttctttttctctgtgctctctTTTGTTAAACCTTGTGACTAAGGTCAGCTTTGAATACTTGATGTTAAGCATACAGCCACTATTTCCCTGATGCTGAAGCTTTGGATATGTTGCTGTGGTTTCTGTGTTACTTGCACAGAATTTTACTGCCCACTTCTTCTTTGTTTCACTAAACAGTAACCGTTGGCAAGGAAACACATATGAAactgtaaattatttattagGAGTAAATTTATCAGGTCCTCATTCTGAGAGTATTTACATGCGGTTTgttcaggcagaaaaaaaatgcagtttgggGTTTGGTATTGACTGAAGGCTTCAAATACTCAGGGGAAGGCATTTTCTAGAGATGGATCAATCATCTTACATGTACTTTCCTAGTATTTATATTTCGTTCAGTGGAATTCATTAATTCAGTTTCACGAACACAAAATTGGTGGTTTGATTTtaagaatgagaaaatgaaaggaatctCTTTGATCTTGAGTGCAATGTGCAAGTAAATACGTTTCTGATGATGCCAGTGATCTATGCATTATGATTTACAAAAACACGTCATAataatgtgaagaaaaaataagatgtTGTAAAAATGGATCCCTGTATAGCAGCTTAAACAATActtttaaaacaggaaataaagaagATAAGTAATCCACTAGAAATTATTATCTGACCTAAAAGGCCACTTTACTTGTTACAACACTAACTTGGAAACCATTCTTGAGCTTTAGATAATCAGATGAAGGTCACAAAGGAGTGTATGGAGACATaagaagggtttggggtttattttgtttttgagAGTTGTGATGGTGAGTAAAAATCCCTGGAAGCAGTATCATGTGTTAGAATACAGCAACAAGGAAACACAAGTGtctggaagcaaaaaaaattatacattttgAAGAGTTCTGCCTATCCACAGGCCAGAGGTGGAGTGCAATGAGAGGAAAAAGGTGATCCAATCTGTGGTGTATTATTAGATTTTTCATGGACTTCTTGTATGCAGTACTATTTCCTGCAGACTTTTATTGAAAACCACTAAATGCAGGAGACATAAATGAATCAAATGAGCTTTAAACACTTGTGAGACTGAACATCCTTGTTCACAGTAGGGATGAAAATGGTTCCTGGGCTGGGAATTGCAGCTAAAAGAGATGTCTAGCAGAGGCTGACGTAAACGGTATGATCAACCTCAAAGTGATAGAAGAGGAGAACAATGCAAGTATAAGAGTAACATAATCCTGCTAACTGCACATTCTCTTGGGCTGGTAACGGGACACCAATCAGACTAACCACTGAAAACCCACGAGGGTTTCAGATGTACAGACTGAGTGTATGGAATTGGGATTTACTTTGCTGGAAGTCTCACCAACTGCACGTACATTTCATTTGGTTTAAGAGACCTAACTATTTCTCTATCTGCAGTACAGAGAGACAGATACTTAAGTGGGATAAAACGGACTCTTTCCATGAGTGTGAACTTCGTGGAATTTATATTCCACACTTCAACAATAACTTACATCTGGTTTATCACAGCTAACAGCAAATATGAAATGCACTCCTGAAGCAAGGGGAATGAAATTCTACTTTTCTGCTCCTCCCAATTTAGGAAGTTTTTTTGACTTGATGTCTTAGTTCCATTTAAGTGCCAAGAACATGAAGTAATGTTGGCTTCTATTAGTCTTGTTTTGGGGGGCATGACACTTTTAATGGGAAAAGCTGATAAACATCAGTCTGTGAGCATGGGAGTGGACTGTAACATAAATACTCTTTTCCTGAATGGTCAGAATGAAAACATGAATGCCCAAGTCTGAGAGTTTCTTAGAGTGAACAATGGTATGTGTAtccctatatatatatattcatgcACATCCACATGCATTTTATACATTCCATGGTGTTAAGGGAATGTATTTTCATAAGGAATCACACTGTGCAGTGTTTGTCCTTGTCTTAGCTGCATcctgaatgaaaataaaaatcaatgacCAGCACGAATTTTTAACACTGAAATGATCCCATTCTTCCCCTGATTGACAGGGCACACTTCATAAGGCTTAAAACCAACTTCCTGCAAGCCAAGCAGGGTGACTTGATAAGAAAGTGGAATTTGAGGCAATTAAGTGCAATCTGAGCCATGAGAATATGTTTGCAGACTGCAATTCTACACCAGCTGTTTTCAATGACATTCCAACCATACAATGAAGATTTTACAAACCGCATTTATTTAAGGGTTGaattttctgctgtgtgttGATAATACATGGTCTGAGGGACTGAGTGAATTCAATCTGTGAATGGACATGGTGAGGTgattaaaattaatgaagatAAATCAGCTGCTCTTTGAGCAGGATGAATACAGATTGTCAGTGAAACACCTGCACAAGCAGAACATCAAAATCAGGAAGAGTGAAGTATGAAATCTCATATTTGACttgtgactttaaaaaaactgtgtaaaaagaatatatttaaaaagtttgtttttctaatgTGAAAGTATCTAACAACTATGTATCTATTTATATCTGTTTAGAAAGCATATATATGTTCCTGTTTTGGTCTCAACTGTATCATTTTTCACTGTAGCTGTACCAGTTGAGGAAGTAGAGACAAAGACTTACCTCTTCCGAGTGTTCACTGAACACTGTAATTCAACAGGTATTAGAGGAATCGATAATACACATTTTAGAAAGCCAAGAGTGAATGATGGTGCTGTAAAATCCTTTTCCATTCACCTtgtgttttcttaatttttctcttgtgaaaattcctgggatttaatttctttctggtaTAAAAGACATGAATAAGGTGAAGAAAACCCAGAGAAAACTCCTGCCTTTTATATCTACAATACCTTTTTTATGCCTGTGCTTTATGTCTTTTATGTAGGCATTATGTTGATTGTGAGCAGTAATACAAGGATCTTTGGGCAGCAGAAGCATTTGGGTTTTAAACAAGATGAAAATTAGATATATTGCCTTGTGctagagaaacaaagaaagtgTAGAGGTTGTGGGAGTATTTAGTGTTGCTGTCCTCAGCCTTTGTTTTGCAAGAACAAGAACAGAGAATTGaagtaaacaaaatatttggacCTGATCCTGCAATTCCTACATGGGCAAAATTCCCAACAGTCCCAAGGGAAGTTTTGTTTGCATTGGGAAAGCCAGATTTGGGCCCATTGTTTCCAGTTAGGAACCAGACTTGTGTTTATTATCTCGTGATAGACATCTCGTGGGCTTAACAGCTCAGATTCCGCAGCCCCATGTCCTTGAATCCCGAGGAGTGAGTGACTGCCTCAGTTTGCCCATTGTTAGGTGTAGCTACATTCCAGATGTTTTCAAAAATCACTTTCTTCAGTAATGCTTAGCTTCCTGCAACACTCCGGTCTCCCTCCTCCTGTTGATTTTAAAGGTCGTGGCTTTTGGCTTGCATGTGTGTGATAAGGAGGGTGGTActttctgcttgctttcctCTGGTATTAATAACAATACAAGATGAAGAGCAGTCAGTGGACAGCAGGCTTCCCAGTATGAGGTTGTCTTTGCAAGCATATGCAGTTCATCCAGGATCAAATTACCAGCTGGTGGCCTGTATGTGAATGGACCCAAAGCATCCTTGCTCCTAATCAGGAGGACTTGACCTGGGAACCCTTCTTGTCTGAGGGATCTTTAGAGAGAAAAGTAAAATCCACATTGAATTCCTTGCCCTATGGCAGAGACATATATAGCTAAGTCTTTCCTGATAAAGGATTTTTTGTTACTTTAAGAAATCATTAATATTACAAATGCTTTGTGCAATTCTATTTGCAGATTGCTGATTTTGGACTCTCCAACCTTTATCATAAAGACAAGTTTCTGCAGACCTTTTGTGGAAGCCCACTGTATGCTTCCCCTGAAATAGTTAATGGACGGCCTTACAGAGGCCCAGAGGTAAGAAGGGTCAGCTTTTCTGTGGTGGTATGGAAATGTCTTTGATAATATTTGTGAGGGGTAGTCTTAATGCAAACGTTACTGTACATGGGTCTGTCCCATATTTGAAGTTCTTAAGCTGCTTCACTTTTGTTTACATTGCCTGTGGGTGGTTAGTGAGATGTTAGATACCAGTTTGCCCAGCAGTATGTGCAGCTGGACATGATGCTGCTCTTGTGATGCTAATGGCATGGAGAAGGGCAGGAATCAACTTTTCTGGGCTTACATGTGTTGTGTCTCTATTTCAGGTTGACAGCTGGGCCCTTGGTGTATTGCTTTACACTCTGGTTTATGGAACGATGCCCTTTGATGGCTTTGATCACAAAAATCTCATCAGGCAGATCAGCAGTGGAGAATATCGTGAGCCAACACAGACCTCAGGTAtgaaaaaggagggagagcCATATACTGAGCTGTCAGCAGTTCAGAATGGAGCATTTTGTTCAGCCCCTTCCAACATGTTACAGTGTCATATTAGAATGATGTacaccaaaaaaattaaaatctcattcTCCTCCTGAGTTCATCTGCTATAAATTCCCATCTGTGTACAGTACTTCCTAAAAACCCTTTTGAAATTAAAGTTTTGTAGCAGATAGATTTTTTGGCCTCTGGGAGCTGTAATGGGCTCTTTTAAGTAGATCTGTGGCAGTGGAAGGTCTGTTATCTATTGCAATTGGAATTGTTCAGATGAGCTGTAAACTGCTACAACATACTGGCACAGAGCAGTCCTCTCACTACGCTGTGGGCTATCACAAGCGGAGAGAAGGTGAATGGTGAGAGCAACACAGTCTCTTATTAAAGAAGGCAGGCCAAAATCAAAGCCACATTGGCTTCTAGGATAGCACATTAAGCAGTCACCTGACAGAAAAGTAGCAGCTGAGTCTGGCTTATTGATACTAATGACTCCTTCCAGCCTTtaatatatatgcaaatattatattttaattaatatttaccTCAGATCGGCTGTTTGCCATTCCTTtcaattttctgtcttcttgcTCTCTGTATGAAAATAAACCTTTACAATACACAGAAGACTACACTGTTTATGGAAAAAGTAAATACAGCAGCAATAATGTGTAGATCACTTAAAACATCCcaattccattttattttcctctaagTTTTGTCATTAGAGTCAATAGGTTGGTGGCTTCCTTCAGTAATATGGAATTATTCACTGTCTAATATAGTACAAACCTTAATTGGATAGCCAGTGTACATTTTCCAGAATGAATCATATTCTTCTGATAAAAAGTAGTGCTCAGAGGCATTTTCCATCATTGACTGATAATCAAAGCCTTGTTCCCGTTCTCTTTCTCTGTAGTATGGAGCATTATTTTTGCTCATTTGATTGTCTTCACACTTGGAATTTAAACTGAGAAATCTAAGAATGCCCATGTTCTAAAAATGTTACATGCCATTCTTCATCCATAGATGCTCGTGGTCTTATCAGGTGGATGCTGATGGTGAACCCTGAACGCCGAGCAACCATTGAAGACATTGCCAACCACTGGTGGGTTAACTGGGGCTACAAGAGCAGTGTCTGTGACTGTGATGCCATGAGGGACTCTGAGTCCCCACTGCTGGCAAGGTTCATTGATTGGCATCACCGTTCTACTGGCCTCCAACCAGAGACTGATACCAAAATCAAGTGCCTTTCTAAGCCCAAAGGTCCTGAAGTCACACTAGAGAGACAAAGGTCtctgaaaaaatcaaaaaaggaaaatgacatTGCACAGTCCATCCAGGAAGGAGGAGCTGAAAATGCAACCAAACCGACCTCCAAGAGACCCAAAGGCATcctgaagaaaaggagcaaCAGTGAACATCGCTCTCACAGTGCAGGTTTCATTGAAGGAGTTGTCAGCCCAGTGTTACCCTCTGCTTTTAAGATGGAGCAAGAGTTGTGTAGGGCTGGCGTGGCCATTAAAAGTGTTGTAGAGGGAGAAGTAGCTGGCAAGTATGGCACTAAGCAGTCTTCACTAATGCCAAAAAAAGGAATCTTAAAGAAGACTCAGCAGAGGGAGTCTGGCTATTACTCCTCTCCAGAAAGAAGTGAATCTTCTGAACTCTTGGACAATAATGATGAGACAGTAAACAGTGACACTTCTCCAGGGGTCACAGAGCCATCCAGAAATGGGTCTTACAGCCATTCCTGCAGGCGTAAGGGCATCTTGAAACATAGCAGCAAGTATTCTACCAACAGCACTGAACCTGCTTTGATTAGCCCTGACACACCAACACTGGAGGCCATGAAAGAAATGGTCTTGCCTGGGGACGCATTACCTCGAAGTTACAGTCGCCCTTCCAGCGTAATTAGCGATGACAGTATTTTGTCCAGTGACTCATTTGATTTGCTGGATTTGCAAGAGAACAGGCCAAACAGGCAGAGAATACGGAGCTGTGTCTCTGCTGAAAATTTCCTCCAGATTCAAGACTTCGAAGGACTTCAGAACCGCCCACGGCCAC
This sequence is a window from Hirundo rustica isolate bHirRus1 chromosome 4, bHirRus1.pri.v3, whole genome shotgun sequence. Protein-coding genes within it:
- the NUAK1 gene encoding NUAK family SNF1-like kinase 1 isoform X1, which translates into the protein MEGAEAAARGSSSPGPAQPRRSSCGPGPPGGEAAAAAAAMEESVGAPPSPEITAARKQQGVKRHHHKHNLKHRYELQETLGKGTYGKVKRAIERFSGRVVAIKSIRKDKIKDEQDMVHIRREIEIMSSLSHPHIITIYEVFENKDKIVIIMEYASKGELYDYISERRRLSERETRHFFRQIVSAVHYCHKNGVVHRDLKLENILLDDNFNIKIADFGLSNLYHKDKFLQTFCGSPLYASPEIVNGRPYRGPEVDSWALGVLLYTLVYGTMPFDGFDHKNLIRQISSGEYREPTQTSDARGLIRWMLMVNPERRATIEDIANHWWVNWGYKSSVCDCDAMRDSESPLLARFIDWHHRSTGLQPETDTKIKCLSKPKGPEVTLERQRSLKKSKKENDIAQSIQEGGAENATKPTSKRPKGILKKRSNSEHRSHSAGFIEGVVSPVLPSAFKMEQELCRAGVAIKSVVEGEVAGKYGTKQSSLMPKKGILKKTQQRESGYYSSPERSESSELLDNNDETVNSDTSPGVTEPSRNGSYSHSCRRKGILKHSSKYSTNSTEPALISPDTPTLEAMKEMVLPGDALPRSYSRPSSVISDDSILSSDSFDLLDLQENRPNRQRIRSCVSAENFLQIQDFEGLQNRPRPQYLKRYRNRLGDSSFSLLTDMDDVTQVYKKALEICNKLN
- the NUAK1 gene encoding NUAK family SNF1-like kinase 1 isoform X3, yielding MQPSEVAIKSIRKDKIKDEQDMVHIRREIEIMSSLSHPHIITIYEVFENKDKIVIIMEYASKGELYDYISERRRLSERETRHFFRQIVSAVHYCHKNGVVHRDLKLENILLDDNFNIKIADFGLSNLYHKDKFLQTFCGSPLYASPEIVNGRPYRGPEVDSWALGVLLYTLVYGTMPFDGFDHKNLIRQISSGEYREPTQTSDARGLIRWMLMVNPERRATIEDIANHWWVNWGYKSSVCDCDAMRDSESPLLARFIDWHHRSTGLQPETDTKIKCLSKPKGPEVTLERQRSLKKSKKENDIAQSIQEGGAENATKPTSKRPKGILKKRSNSEHRSHSAGFIEGVVSPVLPSAFKMEQELCRAGVAIKSVVEGEVAGKYGTKQSSLMPKKGILKKTQQRESGYYSSPERSESSELLDNNDETVNSDTSPGVTEPSRNGSYSHSCRRKGILKHSSKYSTNSTEPALISPDTPTLEAMKEMVLPGDALPRSYSRPSSVISDDSILSSDSFDLLDLQENRPNRQRIRSCVSAENFLQIQDFEGLQNRPRPQYLKRYRNRLGDSSFSLLTDMDDVTQVYKKALEICNKLN
- the NUAK1 gene encoding NUAK family SNF1-like kinase 1 isoform X2 is translated as MGPEAPQGKRESCKTHQLNLMHVAIKSIRKDKIKDEQDMVHIRREIEIMSSLSHPHIITIYEVFENKDKIVIIMEYASKGELYDYISERRRLSERETRHFFRQIVSAVHYCHKNGVVHRDLKLENILLDDNFNIKIADFGLSNLYHKDKFLQTFCGSPLYASPEIVNGRPYRGPEVDSWALGVLLYTLVYGTMPFDGFDHKNLIRQISSGEYREPTQTSDARGLIRWMLMVNPERRATIEDIANHWWVNWGYKSSVCDCDAMRDSESPLLARFIDWHHRSTGLQPETDTKIKCLSKPKGPEVTLERQRSLKKSKKENDIAQSIQEGGAENATKPTSKRPKGILKKRSNSEHRSHSAGFIEGVVSPVLPSAFKMEQELCRAGVAIKSVVEGEVAGKYGTKQSSLMPKKGILKKTQQRESGYYSSPERSESSELLDNNDETVNSDTSPGVTEPSRNGSYSHSCRRKGILKHSSKYSTNSTEPALISPDTPTLEAMKEMVLPGDALPRSYSRPSSVISDDSILSSDSFDLLDLQENRPNRQRIRSCVSAENFLQIQDFEGLQNRPRPQYLKRYRNRLGDSSFSLLTDMDDVTQVYKKALEICNKLN